A single genomic interval of Brevibacillus brevis harbors:
- the thpR gene encoding RNA 2',3'-cyclic phosphodiesterase encodes MRLFIALDIPTEAAAYIADVQKRLKQDVKADRWQSLANLHLTLHFLGEVDESLVPAICEDMDIVSAIIQPFTLRVGSFGVFPNALHPRVLWLGLRGQLSPLNQLHLLLGRRFELHEGLSYDRKRYRPHITLARGPHRNGDELALLDWNERYLAQEPPQWKARHFHLYRSELLPEGAVHTMIHTSTFDKDHSKKQALPE; translated from the coding sequence ATGCGCTTATTCATAGCATTGGATATTCCAACTGAGGCTGCCGCTTATATTGCCGATGTTCAAAAACGGTTGAAGCAAGATGTGAAGGCGGACAGGTGGCAGTCTCTCGCTAATTTGCATTTGACTCTGCATTTTCTTGGAGAGGTGGATGAGTCACTCGTACCCGCAATCTGTGAGGATATGGATATCGTCAGCGCGATCATCCAGCCTTTTACCCTGCGTGTTGGTAGCTTCGGGGTTTTTCCGAATGCCCTGCATCCACGTGTGCTCTGGCTGGGACTGCGTGGCCAACTTTCTCCTCTCAACCAGCTCCATTTATTGTTGGGTAGACGGTTCGAATTGCACGAAGGCTTGTCCTACGATCGGAAACGGTATCGGCCGCATATTACGCTGGCGCGCGGTCCGCATCGCAACGGTGATGAGTTGGCCCTCCTAGATTGGAATGAACGTTATTTAGCGCAGGAGCCGCCACAATGGAAGGCACGGCATTTCCATTTGTATCGTTCCGAGCTGTTACCGGAGGGAGCGGTACATACGATGATCCACACGAGCACGTTTGATAAAGATCACAGCAAAAAACAAGCGTTGCCTGAATAG
- a CDS encoding HD-GYP domain-containing protein yields MRKLHITSVKPGDVIAKSVFQENGNVLLGIGVQLTSRYIERLVQLGIDTLYIQDKHTEDIMPEDVIRDETRKEAVDAVYKTMTTLMDQPQIKRRTSAPDFGSSFQKVFREIFQDLSSRKDILVNLSSLHVLDGYLFHHAVNVAVLSGVVGMAKGYNQQQMMELGIGALLFDIGMTQVPKELWTMRTELSAEERQRVQYHTEEGFHILRNQHNISVVSAHCALQHHERYNGTGYPRQLCEKNIHEYARIVAIADVYDALVSPRPFRKSYSPSDATEYLFATGNTYFDLDLLKLFLQHVAIYPIASTVLLSTGHTGVVSKVNPLAVNRPTIRILTNEDGSEVASTYEIDLYDKEWMSVTIVKTL; encoded by the coding sequence GTGAGAAAATTGCATATTACTTCGGTAAAGCCGGGCGATGTTATCGCCAAGAGCGTGTTCCAAGAAAATGGGAATGTTCTGTTGGGGATCGGGGTACAACTAACCTCCCGTTACATTGAACGGCTTGTTCAATTGGGAATTGATACCCTTTACATTCAAGACAAGCACACAGAAGATATCATGCCCGAAGATGTAATCCGCGATGAGACGCGTAAAGAAGCCGTGGATGCCGTGTACAAAACGATGACCACCCTCATGGATCAGCCGCAGATCAAGCGCCGTACGTCTGCACCTGATTTCGGGAGCAGTTTTCAAAAGGTGTTTCGGGAAATCTTTCAAGATTTGAGCAGTCGCAAAGATATCTTGGTCAACCTGTCCAGTCTTCACGTGTTGGATGGTTACCTTTTTCACCACGCTGTCAATGTCGCCGTTCTATCTGGTGTGGTAGGGATGGCCAAAGGCTACAACCAGCAGCAGATGATGGAGTTGGGGATTGGTGCGCTTTTGTTCGACATCGGCATGACACAGGTTCCTAAGGAGCTCTGGACCATGCGTACCGAGCTAAGCGCAGAAGAACGACAACGTGTACAATATCATACGGAAGAAGGCTTCCATATTTTGCGGAATCAACATAACATCTCGGTCGTCTCCGCACACTGTGCGCTACAGCACCACGAGAGATACAACGGAACAGGATATCCCCGTCAGCTCTGTGAGAAAAACATTCACGAGTATGCGCGCATCGTTGCAATTGCTGATGTTTACGATGCCTTAGTTTCCCCGCGTCCATTTCGGAAAAGCTATTCGCCGAGTGATGCTACCGAGTACTTATTCGCTACAGGAAACACCTATTTCGACCTCGACCTGCTCAAGCTATTCCTGCAGCACGTCGCCATTTATCCAATTGCTTCCACTGTATTGCTAAGTACAGGGCATACGGGGGTCGTTTCCAAGGTGAATCCATTGGCAGTGAATCGACCGACGATCCGTATTCTTACCAATGAAGATGGCTCTGAAGTAGCGAGCACCTATGAAATCGATCTCTACGATAAAGAATGGATGAGCGTGACGATCGTCAAAACCTTATAG
- the surE gene encoding 5'/3'-nucleotidase SurE, with protein MDEGGDPILRILVTNDDGIDALGIKRLVEALLTLEGAEVYIVAPVEEKSGVGHGITYRSALAPEQRDFYGMPVKAWAINGNPADCVKAAYHLLFEHGKKPDIVFSGINVGTNLGRDIYYSGTCSGAREAVILGVPGVALSYDNWFDQDNYGDVVEMIRPIVKEFSDRAVKGELASEVFWNINIPHVPLAEVKGMVPATLSMNHYEDKYSEEAEGYYLAREYPQVMPLAEPLDYDLLKHGYIAITPVHIDATDRTLLKQMDNWALLKAWGKQEE; from the coding sequence ATGGATGAAGGAGGAGACCCTATTTTGCGGATTTTGGTTACGAATGATGATGGGATCGATGCTCTTGGTATCAAACGATTGGTAGAAGCTTTGCTCACTTTGGAGGGAGCGGAAGTCTATATCGTGGCACCGGTTGAAGAGAAAAGCGGGGTCGGACACGGAATCACTTATCGCAGTGCACTCGCGCCTGAACAGCGTGATTTTTACGGAATGCCTGTGAAAGCGTGGGCGATCAATGGCAACCCTGCAGACTGTGTAAAAGCGGCTTACCATCTCCTGTTTGAACATGGGAAAAAGCCGGATATCGTATTCTCGGGGATTAACGTCGGGACGAATCTCGGACGTGATATTTATTACTCCGGTACGTGCAGCGGTGCCAGGGAGGCGGTAATTTTGGGTGTTCCTGGAGTTGCCCTTTCCTATGATAACTGGTTCGATCAAGACAACTACGGCGATGTTGTGGAGATGATTCGTCCGATCGTAAAAGAATTCAGTGATCGTGCGGTCAAAGGAGAACTGGCGTCAGAGGTATTTTGGAATATTAATATCCCGCATGTACCGCTGGCTGAAGTGAAAGGAATGGTTCCGGCTACCTTGTCCATGAACCACTATGAAGACAAATATAGCGAAGAAGCAGAAGGCTATTATTTGGCACGCGAGTATCCTCAAGTCATGCCACTAGCGGAGCCGCTGGACTATGATTTGCTCAAGCATGGCTATATTGCGATTACCCCTGTACACATTGACGCGACAGATCGGACTCTCTTAAAACAAATGGACAATTGGGCATTGCTAAAAGCTTGGGGAAAACAGGAGGAATAA
- a CDS encoding DUF533 domain-containing protein, translating to MPVYTKIEKDKHILFASIRLMICVGHADGYIGNKEMDRIHEIVNSEHFTLKERQILMDDMDYPKRPEVIVEDLVAMTQAEKLVMMRKLYHMALIDRKLSPSETKEIARIACLIGISEEKQRQVEEWIREGIVWRERWKDIVGE from the coding sequence ATGCCGGTGTATACCAAAATCGAAAAGGACAAACACATTTTGTTTGCGTCCATTCGCTTGATGATCTGCGTCGGACACGCCGACGGTTATATAGGAAATAAAGAAATGGATCGTATTCATGAAATCGTGAATTCGGAGCATTTTACATTGAAAGAACGACAAATTTTAATGGATGATATGGACTATCCGAAGCGTCCGGAGGTCATCGTGGAAGATCTGGTAGCCATGACGCAGGCTGAAAAGCTCGTTATGATGCGCAAGCTCTACCACATGGCATTGATCGATCGGAAGCTATCACCGTCGGAGACAAAAGAAATTGCCCGTATCGCATGCCTGATCGGAATCTCGGAGGAAAAGCAGCGTCAAGTAGAAGAGTGGATTCGTGAAGGGATTGTTTGGCGCGAACGCTGGAAAGATATTGTAGGTGAATAG
- the fabI gene encoding enoyl-ACP reductase FabI, with protein MNTLLQGKNIVIMGVANHRSIAWGIAQSLHNAGANLIFTYQGERLRENVAALTEKLGVESLLVNCDVTKDEDVEAAFAVIQEKVGVIHGLAHCIAFAKTEELEGEYVNTSREGYALAQDISAFSLVAVARAARPLMTEGGSIVTLTYLGGERVIQNYNVMGVAKAALDASVRYLANDLGKENIRINAISAGPIRTLAAKGIRNFNTVLKEIEEKAPLRRTIDQSEVGDTALFLFSNLSRGITGEILHVDAGYSIMGG; from the coding sequence ATGAATACATTGTTGCAAGGAAAGAACATCGTCATCATGGGCGTAGCAAACCACCGCAGCATTGCCTGGGGAATTGCGCAATCCTTACATAATGCTGGAGCGAATCTGATTTTTACGTACCAAGGGGAGCGTTTGCGTGAAAACGTGGCGGCACTCACGGAAAAATTGGGAGTAGAGTCGCTGTTGGTGAATTGCGATGTCACGAAGGATGAGGACGTCGAAGCGGCTTTTGCTGTGATCCAAGAAAAAGTGGGCGTTATTCATGGCCTAGCGCATTGCATCGCGTTTGCGAAAACCGAAGAGCTCGAAGGCGAGTATGTCAACACATCCCGCGAAGGATACGCGCTGGCACAAGACATTAGCGCATTCTCCCTGGTAGCAGTTGCTCGTGCTGCTCGTCCGTTGATGACCGAGGGCGGAAGCATCGTGACCTTGACTTACCTTGGCGGTGAGCGCGTGATTCAAAACTACAACGTAATGGGTGTAGCCAAAGCAGCGCTTGATGCTTCTGTTCGTTACTTGGCAAACGACCTGGGCAAAGAGAACATTCGTATCAATGCGATCTCCGCTGGTCCAATCCGTACGCTTGCTGCAAAAGGAATCCGCAATTTCAACACCGTACTGAAGGAAATTGAGGAAAAAGCGCCATTGCGCCGCACGATTGACCAATCGGAAGTAGGCGACACCGCTCTCTTCTTGTTCAGCAATCTCTCCCGGGGAATCACAGGTGAAATTCTGCACGTCGATGCTGGCTACAGCATTATGGGCGGCTAA
- a CDS encoding UvrD-helicase domain-containing protein produces the protein MNYALLDNKPILLLPENYNRIPFWRMAARQDKVRCPACASALRLHAGISFEPHFFHPEGAECPLLTDNGPAPLDSLLAINETAATAFQAVLAATVEKDHSDDHTKESLAFSTEEHNEVSINEENPATIGSFRLPKKRTIGTSTTPPPPAPKPPIFRKRLMPKKTISHMAEQMRDQSMHPGQQQAVHATEGPFLILAGAGSGKTRVMTARTTHLISELGVKPNQIMVVTFTTKAADEIRQRIARQLPAGQARELIAGTFHSIFYRMLLHHQPERWDQQRLLKKDWQKWRLMRETGALLGHDDLATLKETEITEALGIVSRWKNEYILPHEVAYREATNDAEKRAIQLYPLYEATKNKHQWFDFDDMLIGCYEMLRDDPGLLRRYQERITYVMVDEFQDINRIQYETVKLLAAPQNNLCVIGDDDQSIYGFRGSDPQYILGFTKDFPQASTFTLEVNYRSHSSIVSLGYSLIGHNRERWAKECQSFHREEGDTYLFEPEDEEEQASRIVDEINHRREQGAILGECAILYRTNESARPILERLSEAGIPFHYTQEEDSFYQRQTVRWTLNYLRLALNPDDSDALKEILSTLYISAEMWNALRSQAIIEDKPILHVLPHLTQLKPYQRKHMQLINEILTACKDVPPAQALELIYEDGKLRDYLKKRAKDREDGRERWSDELQQILAASKRHATISDFLAYIDQMARQEKEWRTMRPLPDEAVHVLSIHRAKGLEYDHVFLPDLVEGALPHEYTLDELRKGGSGALEEERRLLYVAITRARHSLCIGIPRERFGRKTRTSRFIAEMGR, from the coding sequence ATGAACTACGCTTTACTAGACAACAAACCCATCCTGTTGCTACCTGAGAACTACAATCGCATACCGTTTTGGCGCATGGCTGCCCGGCAGGACAAGGTGCGCTGTCCAGCCTGTGCATCGGCGCTTCGTCTTCATGCTGGCATTAGCTTTGAGCCGCATTTCTTCCACCCTGAAGGAGCAGAGTGCCCGCTTCTGACGGATAATGGTCCTGCTCCTCTCGATTCGCTGCTAGCGATCAATGAGACGGCTGCCACTGCCTTTCAGGCTGTCTTGGCTGCTACGGTCGAAAAGGATCACAGCGACGATCACACGAAAGAATCACTCGCTTTCTCAACCGAGGAGCACAACGAGGTATCCATAAACGAAGAAAATCCAGCCACCATCGGCTCCTTTCGCCTTCCGAAAAAGAGAACGATTGGCACGAGCACGACGCCTCCCCCGCCAGCTCCAAAGCCACCGATTTTCCGCAAACGCTTGATGCCTAAGAAGACCATCTCTCACATGGCTGAGCAAATGCGTGATCAATCGATGCACCCGGGACAACAGCAAGCGGTGCACGCTACCGAGGGGCCTTTTCTGATCCTCGCGGGAGCCGGAAGTGGCAAGACGCGCGTCATGACTGCACGCACGACTCACTTGATCTCAGAGTTGGGCGTCAAGCCGAATCAAATCATGGTCGTGACCTTTACGACCAAAGCCGCCGATGAAATTCGTCAGCGCATTGCCCGGCAATTGCCCGCTGGACAAGCACGTGAGCTGATCGCTGGTACGTTCCACAGTATCTTTTACCGAATGCTCCTGCATCACCAGCCAGAACGGTGGGATCAGCAGCGCCTCTTGAAAAAGGATTGGCAAAAATGGCGGTTGATGCGCGAGACCGGCGCACTGCTCGGTCATGATGATCTTGCCACGTTAAAAGAAACAGAGATCACCGAAGCACTCGGCATTGTCAGCCGTTGGAAAAACGAATACATCCTCCCCCATGAGGTCGCGTATCGGGAAGCGACGAACGATGCAGAAAAACGGGCGATCCAGCTTTATCCTCTTTATGAGGCCACGAAGAACAAGCATCAATGGTTTGACTTTGACGACATGCTCATTGGCTGCTACGAAATGCTGCGCGATGATCCAGGACTCCTGCGCCGTTATCAGGAACGCATCACCTATGTGATGGTCGATGAGTTTCAGGATATCAATCGCATTCAGTATGAGACGGTCAAGCTGCTCGCCGCTCCACAGAACAATTTGTGTGTCATCGGGGATGACGACCAGTCTATTTACGGCTTTCGGGGCAGTGATCCGCAGTACATCTTGGGCTTCACCAAAGACTTTCCGCAGGCGTCGACATTTACACTCGAGGTCAACTACCGTTCCCATTCCTCGATTGTCAGTCTTGGCTACTCGCTGATCGGTCACAATCGGGAGCGTTGGGCAAAGGAATGTCAGTCCTTTCATCGCGAGGAAGGCGATACGTATTTATTCGAGCCGGAAGACGAAGAAGAACAAGCTTCCCGGATCGTCGATGAAATTAACCATCGTCGCGAGCAAGGAGCCATATTGGGTGAATGCGCGATCTTGTACCGGACCAATGAATCTGCACGCCCCATATTGGAGCGCCTGAGCGAAGCAGGGATTCCTTTTCATTACACGCAAGAGGAGGATTCCTTTTACCAACGCCAGACGGTTCGCTGGACACTGAATTATTTGCGGCTCGCGTTAAACCCGGATGACAGCGATGCGCTAAAAGAAATATTGTCGACCCTCTACATCTCAGCCGAAATGTGGAATGCCTTGCGCAGTCAAGCAATCATTGAGGACAAGCCGATTCTGCACGTTCTTCCGCATTTGACACAGCTCAAACCGTATCAGCGCAAGCACATGCAGCTAATCAATGAGATTCTCACCGCGTGCAAGGATGTTCCACCTGCTCAAGCGTTAGAGCTCATCTATGAGGATGGCAAACTCCGTGACTATCTAAAAAAACGTGCGAAAGACCGGGAAGATGGCCGGGAACGTTGGAGCGATGAGCTTCAGCAAATACTGGCAGCTTCCAAGCGCCATGCGACAATTAGCGATTTTTTGGCTTATATCGATCAAATGGCGCGACAAGAAAAAGAGTGGCGCACGATGCGACCACTCCCGGACGAAGCTGTTCATGTTTTAAGCATCCATCGGGCAAAAGGTCTCGAATACGACCACGTCTTCTTGCCCGATCTGGTAGAAGGTGCCCTTCCTCATGAGTACACATTGGATGAGCTGCGAAAAGGCGGCTCCGGTGCGCTTGAAGAAGAACGCCGTCTCTTATACGTCGCGATTACCCGGGCCCGTCACAGCTTGTGTATCGGTATCCCCCGGGAGCGATTCGGACGAAAGACCCGCACCTCCCGCTTCATCGCCGAGATGGGCAGGTAA
- a CDS encoding ZIP family metal transporter translates to MMQSVFWIVLLTAALASSIGGLLLCLRAWSSEALFAMISAGAGLLLAITLLDLMPHVFSDKSLWLMPFVLVGFVTLFALELISKSSGELGSTGIIGVMTGFLLHAFVEGVSLVASLRMDSEVAVSVLVAMLLHKIPDGVTIASFLLAATNSRKKAFWGATSLGIATIAGALSFGFAEQMFPPNWSGIMLAMTTGIFLYVSASHLVPYIGQTKKAQYGVYFVGAMAVYLILSAYLHANHLHA, encoded by the coding sequence ATGATGCAATCTGTTTTCTGGATTGTCCTTTTGACTGCTGCCTTGGCGAGCAGTATCGGGGGACTGCTGTTATGTCTGCGTGCCTGGTCATCCGAGGCATTGTTCGCGATGATCAGTGCAGGGGCTGGGCTACTGCTGGCGATTACGCTGCTAGATTTGATGCCACATGTCTTTTCTGACAAGAGCTTGTGGTTGATGCCATTTGTGCTCGTTGGCTTTGTGACGCTTTTTGCTCTGGAACTAATCAGCAAATCGAGCGGAGAACTTGGCTCCACGGGAATCATTGGGGTCATGACGGGCTTTTTATTGCATGCATTTGTCGAAGGGGTCTCATTAGTCGCTAGCCTGCGGATGGATTCAGAAGTAGCGGTATCCGTGTTGGTGGCTATGCTGCTGCATAAAATTCCGGATGGTGTGACCATTGCCTCTTTTTTACTGGCAGCGACCAATTCGAGAAAGAAGGCATTTTGGGGGGCGACATCGCTTGGAATCGCGACGATTGCAGGAGCTCTCAGCTTTGGTTTTGCCGAGCAAATGTTTCCACCGAATTGGTCTGGCATTATGTTGGCCATGACGACGGGTATATTCTTGTATGTGTCGGCCAGCCATCTCGTCCCTTATATCGGCCAAACCAAAAAGGCACAGTACGGTGTTTATTTTGTTGGTGCCATGGCGGTGTATCTGATTTTGTCTGCCTATTTGCACGCGAACCACTTGCATGCATAA
- a CDS encoding SgrR family transcriptional regulator: MQLVEQYMRLCAGRPTEAIGHPLDISLAEVASLLFCTLRNATLTLKKMQSQGWIVWQPGRGRGNRSVLTCLLVPEDLIMSVAKELVQKGEIRAARDMIEEYGRNLPVLGEKFSRWMNSQFGHRVKREKGSKGRVDTLRLFYSRPFAGLDPIHILLRSESHMVKQLFDSLVRFDPVMRRIEPAIAFYWEASEEGKQWTFYLRKGVLFHHGRPLVADDVRFSLLRLMEHSFKHRWLAASIESITVKDDYVLTISLHRPDELFLQALSKEYMSIVPCDYVLEMGEQFAKMPVGTGPFRVVRNDDSMIVLEAFTPYFGGRPFLDRIEIWCVPGMAAEAQADEGLLSVTALDDHRDTSFLAWSDVGRLEECFQYVSLNGAKNGPLSHSEFRSLLVAILCGQALRQELQGTREHAVIWGNTDLFQGKREVPDSQELVRIFKESGYLGEALSLYTYPDSDHIEDAQWIQKTCEEYGIAIEIRYASPEELALPSLLRDADLVVDSANVDERAELSLREFLYAGALSISHHLDPHGKKEIAHWMNRMSCVQTAQDRQACVDSIMQTLAACSTFVPLYSNRVEMLAHPRLSGVSLDAYGWIDFRRIFVRE, from the coding sequence ATGCAACTCGTTGAACAATACATGCGCTTATGTGCGGGTCGACCTACTGAAGCGATAGGGCATCCGCTTGACATATCGTTAGCTGAAGTTGCTTCCCTTTTGTTTTGTACATTGCGGAATGCGACCTTGACCTTGAAAAAAATGCAAAGCCAGGGATGGATAGTCTGGCAGCCGGGGAGAGGGCGAGGAAATCGATCTGTATTGACGTGCTTGCTTGTGCCCGAAGACCTGATTATGAGCGTAGCCAAGGAACTCGTGCAAAAAGGGGAGATTCGTGCTGCACGGGATATGATCGAGGAATATGGGAGAAATTTGCCTGTTTTGGGTGAAAAATTTTCACGATGGATGAATAGTCAGTTTGGACATCGTGTGAAGCGGGAAAAGGGAAGTAAGGGCAGAGTCGATACCTTGCGTTTGTTTTACAGTCGACCATTTGCAGGGCTTGATCCGATTCATATTCTCCTGCGCTCCGAGTCACATATGGTCAAGCAGCTATTTGATTCTCTGGTCCGGTTTGATCCAGTCATGAGACGGATTGAACCCGCTATCGCTTTTTATTGGGAGGCGAGTGAAGAAGGAAAGCAGTGGACTTTTTACTTGCGGAAAGGTGTCTTATTTCATCATGGCCGCCCACTTGTTGCTGATGATGTGCGCTTTTCTTTACTTCGTTTGATGGAGCATTCCTTTAAACATCGCTGGCTAGCCGCTTCAATTGAATCGATTACCGTCAAAGATGACTACGTATTGACGATCTCTTTGCATAGGCCGGATGAATTGTTTTTACAGGCACTGAGCAAGGAATATATGTCAATTGTCCCCTGTGATTACGTTCTGGAGATGGGGGAGCAATTTGCTAAAATGCCAGTAGGAACGGGGCCGTTTCGAGTAGTCCGCAACGACGATTCCATGATCGTGCTAGAAGCGTTCACGCCTTATTTTGGGGGAAGGCCGTTCTTGGACCGAATCGAAATCTGGTGCGTTCCTGGAATGGCAGCAGAAGCACAGGCAGATGAGGGCTTGTTATCCGTAACGGCGTTGGATGATCATCGTGATACGAGCTTTCTGGCATGGAGTGACGTTGGCAGATTGGAAGAATGTTTTCAATACGTCAGTTTGAATGGAGCAAAAAATGGCCCGCTGTCACATAGCGAGTTTCGAAGTCTCCTGGTTGCTATCCTTTGTGGACAAGCCTTGAGACAAGAGCTACAGGGAACGAGGGAGCATGCAGTCATCTGGGGTAATACGGATTTGTTCCAAGGAAAAAGAGAGGTGCCGGATTCACAGGAGCTGGTTCGTATATTCAAAGAGAGCGGGTATCTGGGAGAGGCACTGTCGCTCTATACGTATCCAGATTCCGATCATATAGAAGATGCCCAGTGGATTCAGAAAACGTGCGAGGAATACGGAATTGCCATAGAGATCAGGTACGCATCCCCGGAGGAGCTTGCCTTGCCTTCGTTATTACGAGACGCAGATTTGGTTGTGGATAGTGCGAATGTAGATGAAAGGGCAGAGCTGTCTTTACGAGAATTTCTATACGCAGGTGCGTTGAGTATTTCTCATCATTTAGATCCGCATGGAAAGAAAGAGATCGCGCATTGGATGAACCGCATGTCATGCGTCCAAACGGCACAAGACCGACAAGCATGCGTGGACAGCATCATGCAAACTCTTGCGGCTTGCAGTACGTTTGTCCCGCTGTATTCGAATCGGGTAGAAATGCTTGCACATCCGCGTTTATCCGGTGTAAGTCTGGATGCCTATGGCTGGATTGATTTCAGACGCATTTTTGTGAGGGAATAG
- a CDS encoding MerR family transcriptional regulator translates to MDVQVWMASKEVADRLDVHVRTLRNWLDLFVPAQERLKNPQGHYLISEAGFELLKEVKERKDNGNSSLKDIQRQLIEEGRLSEEMLLEEELTSAEETAVTISATNKLGTGMREVELTVHETLVQFQQELTQLSSMNHMQTTILQKIADIEEMQESLRLEMRRVTFELDLMQQRLTRRKERYARYEPRWSLNPFRWFTRSDRAAEQ, encoded by the coding sequence ATGGATGTACAAGTTTGGATGGCTTCAAAAGAGGTAGCTGATCGCCTTGATGTGCATGTTCGTACACTGCGTAACTGGCTGGACTTGTTCGTACCTGCTCAGGAACGTCTGAAAAATCCGCAGGGTCACTATTTGATCAGCGAAGCAGGGTTTGAACTGCTCAAGGAAGTAAAGGAAAGAAAAGACAACGGTAACAGCTCGTTAAAGGATATTCAGCGCCAACTGATAGAGGAAGGTCGCCTGTCCGAGGAAATGCTCCTGGAAGAAGAACTAACAAGCGCGGAAGAAACCGCCGTTACGATCAGCGCCACAAACAAGCTGGGAACGGGCATGCGAGAAGTAGAATTGACGGTCCACGAGACACTCGTCCAATTTCAGCAGGAGCTCACACAGCTCTCCTCTATGAATCATATGCAAACGACCATTTTACAAAAGATTGCGGATATTGAAGAAATGCAAGAATCCCTTCGCTTGGAAATGCGTCGCGTTACTTTTGAACTGGATCTCATGCAGCAGCGCTTGACTCGTCGCAAGGAGCGCTATGCCCGCTACGAGCCTCGCTGGTCACTCAACCCTTTCCGCTGGTTTACACGTTCCGATCGCGCAGCCGAGCAATAA
- a CDS encoding chemotaxis protein CheW, translating to MEMTKRSNGSDWEAEATVDQQILFKMGNEYYGLSISLVREIIKPLPITRFPKSPPYVEGVIDLRGRILPIINLRKMFDLEPLEETDDTRFVDLQMDGLNIGIIVDAVSEVMNIPQNLIEPAPPIIAGVEGKYLQGIARLNDKLIMLLDVDEIFGQWKKK from the coding sequence ATGGAAATGACGAAAAGAAGCAACGGTTCGGATTGGGAGGCAGAAGCAACTGTTGACCAACAGATTTTGTTTAAAATGGGGAATGAATATTACGGACTATCTATTTCACTCGTACGTGAGATCATCAAGCCGCTGCCCATTACACGTTTTCCAAAATCTCCACCTTATGTCGAAGGAGTTATTGATCTGCGTGGACGGATCTTACCGATAATCAACTTGCGGAAAATGTTTGATTTGGAACCTTTGGAGGAAACGGATGATACTCGCTTTGTCGATTTGCAGATGGATGGGTTGAACATCGGGATTATCGTGGATGCGGTCTCTGAGGTCATGAATATTCCGCAGAACTTGATCGAGCCTGCCCCACCCATTATCGCTGGTGTAGAGGGCAAGTATTTGCAAGGCATTGCCCGTTTGAACGACAAGCTGATCATGCTACTCGATGTGGATGAAATTTTTGGACAGTGGAAAAAGAAGTAA
- a CDS encoding TerC family protein, whose translation MHPLFESAFFSSLLLIITINLVLSGDNAVVIAIACRKLPIEQRKRAILWGTFLAIIVRVIATILAVYLLKIPYLYMIGGVILLWISYNLLREDEREEAISSSEDLVQAVKTIVVADVMMGLDNVLAIAGAAKGDIVLIVLGLVISVPLMIFGSQLILKAMERFVWLVYVGSGVLAVTAANMILMEDAVHEWIAGRLWLEYAIKIGLAALVLVAGYLQRTKTTRTHA comes from the coding sequence GTGCATCCTTTGTTTGAATCTGCTTTTTTTTCGTCACTGCTACTCATCATTACCATCAACCTCGTATTAAGTGGAGATAATGCCGTGGTTATTGCCATCGCTTGTCGGAAGCTTCCTATCGAACAACGAAAACGAGCCATATTGTGGGGGACGTTTCTTGCTATCATCGTACGCGTGATTGCTACGATTCTTGCTGTTTATTTGCTGAAAATCCCGTATCTGTACATGATCGGCGGAGTTATCCTGCTATGGATCAGCTACAATCTGTTACGCGAGGACGAGCGAGAGGAAGCGATCAGCTCGAGTGAAGACTTAGTTCAAGCGGTCAAGACGATTGTCGTAGCAGATGTGATGATGGGATTGGATAACGTACTCGCTATTGCAGGGGCTGCCAAAGGAGATATCGTCCTCATCGTGTTGGGCCTGGTAATCAGTGTGCCTCTCATGATTTTTGGCAGTCAGCTCATTCTAAAAGCGATGGAGCGCTTTGTATGGCTTGTTTATGTTGGTTCAGGTGTCCTGGCTGTGACAGCGGCGAATATGATTCTCATGGAAGATGCGGTACATGAGTGGATCGCAGGGAGGCTTTGGCTCGAATATGCGATCAAAATTGGATTGGCCGCTCTCGTGTTAGTTGCGGGATATTTGCAACGTACGAAAACAACACGTACCCACGCATGA